DNA from Rhizophagus irregularis chromosome 6, complete sequence:
ATCCCCTTTTTGAATGTTGTACAATCTCGAGTCTATTGATCCGCAGTTAAATAAGAATGTAAAtggtaaactttttttcttcccgagaacttttttttttcataaatttttacacacaaacaaagattttaatttttttacttttacctttattttacttttgatTTCTGATACAAAATGTCAAACACTATTATAACATCTAGATTAACGGAAGAACGTAGACAATGGAGAAAAGATCATCCTTATGTTGATttctattaagaaaaaaattttttcctgttttttttatttgtcatCCTAATATCCAATAATATGTATTAACTATTATAATTGCCTTATTTAGGGGTTTTATGCTCGGCCCCAAAAGAACGATGATGGTactttaaatttgtttatttggaATGTTGGCATACCTGGTGTAAAAGACGTaagtattttgaaaataaagttcGAAATTGTCGATCGGATCGATATTTTAGATTATGTTTATAATCGGttacaaaatcatttaaattattatttagacgCCTTGGGAAAATGGGACTTATAAGCTTGTAATGTTTTTTCCTCaaggtaaataattattatagaaaaactgaaagaattttttaaatataaatgaacaCTAATTTGTTTTGGTTTTGTATAGAGTACCCGGCAAAACCTCCGAAATGTAAGTGTttgaaagtttaaaaatttgaaacactGAATTATAACTTTtctgtttatatttttttaggcaAGTTCGCTCCACCTTTATTTCATCCTAACGTTTATCCCTCCGGGACAGTTTGTTTATCGATTTTGAATGAAGAAGAAGGTTGGAAACCTGGTATTACTATTAAGCaggtaaagttttttttaatccaaatTGTATTTTGTAGAGAATTCATTTATTGATTATGATACTCCTCTTTTAGATCGTGC
Protein-coding regions in this window:
- a CDS encoding SUMO conjugating enzyme Hus5 gives rise to the protein MSNTIITSRLTEERRQWRKDHPYGFYARPQKNDDGTLNLFIWNVGIPGVKDTPWENGTYKLVMFFPQEYPAKPPKCKFAPPLFHPNVYPSGTVCLSILNEEEGWKPGITIKQIVLGIQQLLNEPNPQSPAQAEAYELFKRDKAAYEQRVRQQAKENIMR